Proteins from a genomic interval of Siniperca chuatsi isolate FFG_IHB_CAS linkage group LG10, ASM2008510v1, whole genome shotgun sequence:
- the LOC122883136 gene encoding ATPase family AAA domain-containing protein 3-like has translation MSWLFGWRKGSGSPPVDEQTAAVSAEGHGGAPGGPGGDKPGDKWSNFDPTGLERAAKAARELDKSRHAKEALALARMQEQTVQLEHESKVKEYEAALEQLKGEQIHLQGEERRKTLAEETKQNQARAKYQDKLARQRYDDQLRQQQFLNEENLRKQEESVMKQEAMRKATVEHEMELRHKNDLLRVEAEAKARAQVERENADLIREQIRLKAAEHRQTVLESIKTAGAVFGEGFRAFISDWDKLTATVAGLTLLAAGVYSSRNATAVAGRYIEARLGKPSLVRETSRLTVAQAIKHPIKTAKRLRSRPQDALEGVVLSAGLEERVRDIAIATRNTRQNRGLYRNILMYGPPGTGKTLFAKKLALHSGMDYAIMTGGDVAPMGRDGVTAMHKVFDWASTSRRGVLLFVDEADAFLRKRATEKISEDLRATLNAFLYRTGEQSNKFMLVLASNQPEQFDWAINDRIDEIVNFALPGLEERERLVRLYFDKFVLGPATTGRQRLKLAQFDYGLKCSDIAKRAEGMSGREISKLGVAWQAAAYSSEDGVLTEVMIDARVDDAIKQHAQKMDWLLMEAGAGLGKVGILLPKEMAAGVTAQEAASLAQTEDTTLTMPPVLPLLEVMSNAAQAEAATLPSEVEAEVILKEAATLVKQSKVVAGTTVGTVETIVEKTTAVPLVQDVEATKNLTEEVLGTAVATDIVVPEVKDIVTEIKEGIPTSTIQETAAVSKEEPTTGAAAQETEATEVVKEEKDVVAHLETTVSVVAQETESDAVVSNVVQEPEATVVELSQETESAATSIGGVETEATKSAEEVATDAAKVAEEIANNVAQVTESLVNIVKETEAIATDVAKVADAVATITEEMETGVTKEVEAMENDGIKDANEVVVKTESETSEVTKEVEVVVTDVVKESESIAKEVVKEVEPAMTETATKEAEVIPPEPQMTAIAAKEAEAKTTKAAEEVEAVVTAVSNIETKIDTETVVSEQSEKLESQTSAASQTPSTEEAEPSQTEEPLSNKQSGDDDGKPQAKSSPTK, from the exons ATGTCGTGGCTCTTCGGCTGGAGGAAGGGCTCCGGTTCGCCGCCGGTGGATGAGCAGACAGCGGCTGTTTCTGCTGAAGGGCACGGGGGAGCACCAGGAGGTCCAGGGGGAGACAAACCCGGGGATAAGTGGAGTAACTTTGACCCGACTGGGCTGGAGAGAGCTGCAAAAGCTGCGAGGGAGCTCGACAAATCAC GACATGCCAAAGAAGCGCTGGCACTGGCTCGTATGCAGGAGCAGACTGTACAGCTGGAGCATGAGAGTAAAGTGAAA GAATATGAGGCAGCTTTGGAGCAGCTGAAGGGCGAGCAGATCCACCTGCAGGGCGAGGAGAGACGGAAAACACTTGCAGAGGAGACAAAGCAAAACCAGGCA AGGGCTAAATATCAAGACAAACTTGCCAGACAGAGGTATGATGATCAGCTCAGGCAACAG CAATTCCTCAATGAGGAGAACCTTCGCAAACAAGAGGAATCGGTTATGAAGCAAGAGGCCATGAGAAAAG CTACCGTTGAACATGAAATGGAGCTGAGACACAAGAATGACCTGCTTCGCGTTGAAGCGGAGGCCAAAGCCCGTGCCCAGGTGGAGCGGGAGAACGCAGACCTGATCAGGGAACAGATCCGCCTGAAAGCTGCTGAACACAGACAAACTGTCCTTGAATCTATAAA AACGGCGGGAGCGGTGTTTGGGGAGGGATTCAGGGCCTTCATCTCTGACTGGGACAAACTCACAGCCACG GTTGCTGGTTTGACCCTGTTGGCAGCAGGTGTGTATTCTTCCAGGAATGCCACAGCAGTAGCTGGGCGCTACATAGAGGCTCGTCTGGGCAAACCCTCACTGGTCCGAGAGACCTCCAGGCTAACTGTTGCACAGGCCATCAAACACCCTATCAAG ACGGCCAAGCGTCTGAGAAGCAGACCACAGGATGCCTTAGAGGGCGTGGTGCTCAGT GCAGGTTTGGAGGAACGTGTGAGGGACATTGCCATCGCCACTCGTAACACCAGGCAGAACAGAGGCTTGTACAGAAACATCCTGATGTATGGACCCCCTGGAACTGGAAAAACACTCTTTGCCAAG AAATTGGCTCTCCATTCAGGGATGGACTATGCCATCATGACAGGTGGGGATGTGGCACCCATGGGGCGCGATGGAGTCACTGCCATGCACAAGGTGTTTGACTGGGCCAGCACCAGTAGGCGAGG TGTCTTGCTGTTTGTAGATGAAGCTGATGCGTTCCTGCGTAAGCGAGCCACA GAGAAAATCAGTGAGGACCTCAGAGCCACCCTCAATGCATTCCTCTATCGCACTGGGGAGCAGAGCAACAA GTTCATGCTGGTGCTTGCTAGTAACCAGCCAGAACAGTTCGACTGGGCCATTAATGACCGCATTGATGAGATTGTAAACTTTGCGTTACCAGgtctggaggagagagaaagattggTGCGCCTGTATTTCGACAAATTTGTGCTGGGTCCTGCCACTACAGGGAGACA GAGATTAAAGTTGGCTCAGTTCGACTATGGCCTGAAGTGTTCAGACATCGCAAAGCGAGCAGAAGGCATGTCTGGTCGTGAAATCTCCAAACTTGGTGTGGCCTGGCAG GCTGCGGCATACTCTTCTGAAGATGGAGTTTTGACCGAAGTGATGATTGACGCAAGAGTAGATGATGCCATCAAGCAGCATGCACAGAAAATGGACTGGCTGCTGATGGAAGCAGGTGCGGGGCTTGGCAAGGTTGGCATACTCCTCCCTAAGGAAATGGCTGCAGGAGTCACAGCCCAGGAAGCTGCTTCACTTGCACAAACTGAAGATACGACTCTGACCATGCCACCAGTCCTTCCACTCCTCGAGGTTATGAGCAACGCTGCCCAGGCAGAAGCAGCCACTCTACCTTCAGAAGTGGAGGCAGAAGTTATCCTCAAAGAGGCTGCCACATTGGTTAAACAAAGCAAAGTTGTTGCTGGGACAACTGTAGGAACAGTTGAAACCATTGTTGAGAAAACCACTGCTGTCCCGTTGGTACAGGACGTTGAGGCGACCAAGAACCTGACTGAGGAGGTTCTAGGCACAGCTGTAGCTACAGACATTGTTGTTCCTGAGGTGAAGGACATAGTCACTGAGATTAAAGAGGGTATACCAACTTCCACCATCCAAGAAACTGCTGCTGTGAGTAAAGAAGAGCCAACTACTGGTGCAGCTGCGCAAGAGACTGAGGCCACAGAAGTAGTCAAGGAGGAAAAGGATGTTGTAGCACACTTGGAAACAACAGTCTCTGTTGTTGCTCAGGAGACGGAATCGGACGCCGTTGTATCTAATGTTGTACAGGAGCCAGAGGCTACAGTAGTCGAACTCTCCCAGGAAACTGAGTCAGCAGCCACATCTATTGGTGGTGTAGAAACTGAAGCCACTAAGAGTGCTGAGGAAGTAGCAACTGACGCTGCAAAGGTTGCAGAGGAAATTGCAAACAATGTAGCTCAAGTGACTGAGTCCTTGGTAAACATTGTAAAAGAGACTGAAGCAATAGCAACTGATGTGGCCAAGGTGGCTGATGCCGTAGCAACCATCACTGAGGAGATGGAGACAGGAGTCACCAAGGAGGTTGAAGCGATGGAAAATGATGGCATCAAGGATGCAAATGAGGTTGTAGTGAAAACTGAGTCTGAAACATCAGAGGTTACTAAAGAGGTTGAAGTGGTAGTGACAGATGTGGTCAAGGAGTCTGAGAGTATTGCTAAAGAGGTTGTTAAGGAGGTTGAACCTGCAATGACTGAGACTGCTACCAAGGAAGCTGAAGTCATCCCACCAGAGCCTCAGATGACTGCCATTGCTGCCAAGGAAGCTGAGGCCAAAACAACAAAGGCTGCAGAGGAGGTAGAGGCTGTAGTAACAGCTGTTTCCAACATAGAAACCAAGATTGATACAGAGACTGTTGTGTCAGAACAGTCTGAGAAACTTGAGAGTCAGACGTCAGCTGCCTCTCAGACTCCCAGCACCGAAGAAGCTGAACCCAGTCAAACCGAGGAGCCTCTTTCGAACAAACAGAGTGGAGATGACGACGGCAAACCACAAGCTAAGTCTAGTCCAACGAAATGA
- the LOC122882798 gene encoding succinate dehydrogenase [ubiquinone] iron-sulfur subunit, mitochondrial-like — translation MSAVCVALSRNVLAIRNSGMMVMVRYGQTAAAPAPEPRIKKFQIYRWDPDTTGDKPRMQTYEIDLNSCGPMVLDALIKIKNEIDPTLTFRRSCREGICGSCAMNINGGNTLACLNKIDSNTSKPTKIYPLPHMYVVKDLVPDMSNFYAQYKSIEPYLKKKDGTREGKEQYFQSVEDRQKLDGLYECILCACCSTSCPSYWWNGDKYLGPAVLMQAYRWMIDSRDEFTEERLSKLQDPFSLYRCHTIMNCTKTCPKGLNPGKAIAEIKKMMATYKEKKAAAS, via the exons ATGTCGGCGGTTTGTGTTGCCTTGAGTCGAAATGTTTTGGCTATTAGGAATTCTGGCATGATGGTG ATGGTGCGGTACGGTCAGACTGCCGCCGCCCCAGCTCCTGAACCCAGGATCAAGAAGTTCCAAATTTACCGCTGGGACCCTGACACCACTGGAGATAAACCACGAATGCAGACATATGAAATTGATCTCAACAG CTGTGGTCCAATGGTTCTGGATGCCCTCATTAAGATCAAGAACGAGATTGACCCCACACTCACATTCAGACGCTCCTGCCGTGAGG GTATCTGCGGCTCATGTGCCATGAACATAAATGGTGGCAACACACTGGCATGCCTTAACAAAATTGACAGCAACACAAGCAAACCGACCAAAATATACCCGCTCCCACACATGTACGTGGTCAAAGATCTGGTGCCT GATATGAGCAACTTCTATGCACAGTACAAATCCATCGAGCCCTACCTGAAAAAGAAGGATGGAACCCGAGAAGGAAAGGAGCAATATTTCCAGTCGGTGGAGGACAGGCAAAAACTG GATGGCCTGTATGAGTGCATCCTCTGCGCTTGCTGCAGCACCAGCTGTCCCAGCTACTGGTGGAACGGAGACAAATACCTGGGACCTGCTGTCCTAATGCAG GCATACCGGTGGATGATTGACTCCCGTGATGAATTCACTGAGGAACGTTTGTCTAAACTTCAGGACCCGTTCTCTCTCTACCGCTGCCACACTATCATGAACTGCACTAAGACTTGCCCCAAG GGACTCAACCCAGGAAAGGCCATTGCAGAGATCAAGAAAATGATGGCGACTTACAAAGAGAAGAAAGCAGCAGCTTCATGA